The genomic interval ATGAGCTTCCTTCTTATTTGCGTCTTCTCTACAGCTCTACTGGCGAGCCTCCTCATCCCTTACTCCTCCGTCCACCTCCGCAACTCCACCTCTCTTTATCGCCTCTGGATCACCTCCCAGCTCATCGTCCTCATCATCTGGAAGATTTCCCCCGCCAAATCCGACGCCGACCAACCCCAACAGAGGACGGAGCTCGACCTGCCTCCCGGCGTAGAGGACCCGGCACTGGAGCTGAGCTGGTACTCCCCGCCATCCAACGAGCCGGCGGCGCCGGAGGAGGCCGAGAGGGAAGTGGCGATTTCGACCGAGAACCCCTCGATGGACGACGCGTGGCGGGCGATCGTCGCAGGGAGGGGCAAGCCGGTGCTGAGGAAGAGCGAAACTTGGGAGCGGCGCGGGAGGGGGGAGGCGGAGAGGGCGGCGGCCGCAGCCTTGAGGAGGTCGGACACGGCGAAGGGGTGGAGACGGCGAGAGAAGCTGGTGGAGAGCCAGGAGGAGCTGCTCCAGCGCGTGGAGAAGTTCATCGAGAAGCATTACGATCACCTCCGCCTTCAGAAGCAGGAGTCGGAGAGCCGCCGCTTCTTGGAGAGGCAGCTTCTTCGTCACTAGCCAGAACACCATGCATCTCATCTAATTGTATGCATTTACAGCCAATTCCAATTCACAATTGCAGAAAAAAATCAAACTATATACATATAATTTCGCTTTCTCATGCCATTTTTGTCTCTGTTTGTCGATTTGCAGGTGCAGAGCCAGAGCATGCATCGACTCAATCGAACTGCCGATTCCTGTACATACTGAATGCTATATTAAAGAGCTATCTATGAACTCGCTGCGCCGCCTGTAAATACGCAAATCTTTGTGTGATGTGTGTTTGTTTGCATGGAATAATTACTGTATTTAAGAAGTTCGAAAATTGGACCAATTCAGCACAAAAGGGAACAATCTCGTGGAagaaatatttatatttgttcaTACTTAGATGAAGCACCAGAGTTTCGATCTAATTGAAAGACTTAGTTGTGCTTTTGTTTACTTGGAAGAGAAATGGTAATGGACAAGAAAATGATTCCATTAAGGTGCTTGGATAAGGTAGTTGTTGGGACTGGTAAGttgttagagggggtgaatagctattCACTTTGTTTCTCTTCGGTGATCATGTACTCATCTATAAAAAATTAGTACACACTGGAAATATTAaaacagaaaaaataaaatacaagtatAGAAAATGTCTATTTTACATGATTTGAAATCTTCTATTGCTAATCTACGACCTAAAGTTTTAGTAATAACATCACTATTCTTTTTTATTATTGAATATTCCGAAGGTGGAAAAACCTCTTAAGACACGAGATCTTTGTTTTGCTCATTTTATAGTTGCTTTAGCCTGAAGGTCTAGGAATACAATACCATTCGCCCATTAAATCGCTAAGAATTGGCCCGCAAAATCTTCTTTAACATGGCATAAGTTTTTTCACCCAACAATTAATTGTCTGTCACAATTAATCGATTACTTTATTGTCGATTCGAACATTGTTCTGCTCTGCCAACTCAATGACTCAATCGAACTTAGCAACAATCGACTTCTTGACACCATTAGTCGACGATGCTAATCAATCGAGTTTCCAAATTGAATATGAAACTTTCTGTTTGCTCCAAATAATATCACCTATCAATCGATTGTTCATGCCACAATAATGTCTAGAATCCCTTTAACCTGAATTCATGGTTTCGGGTCATCAATTGATTGGTAAACCTATATTAGTTCACAAATACTTTTATTTCAACCTTACTAAGGTTGAACTCTCACTTTACCTAGTGTTCGATTGACTCTAATTTATCAGGTTTTCTATGCTTAGTATCTGATTAACTTGGACCTGTTGAAACttatttattgtcaaacatcCAATTCTCCTTGACTAGTTTAGACTTATCACGAATACTTCTCCATCTTATGCTTAACATCCAGTCTTCTATGACCTATTAAGACTTCGTGTCTAACATCTGGTCCTTCATAACCTACCAGGACTGTAGTTCAACATGCCTGACATGACCTGTTAAGACTTCCATCCAAATGCCTAGCATTCTATCCTTTGTGAACTATCATGATTTTACTTCTCGTGTCTAACATCTAATCCTTAATGactaaacaaaacttctatcattatcaagtgttcggtcaattgtAATTCACTTGGATTTTACCACACATGCTAACTCCCTATTGGATTTCCAACTATCAAGTGCGTGTCCGATCAATCGTGATCTACTTGAACTTCTCCCTTATCAACTTCCTATTGGACACTTAACTCTTAAGTGTCTGGTTAACTATGATTCACTTAGACTTTACTCTTACCAACTCCTTGTTGAACTTTCAATCATTAAGTGTCTAGTGAACTATAATCCACTTTGCACTTCTTCATTatcaaatatccggtcaaccttgattttTGGCTCAGCCATCAAACACGTAAGCTCAAATCAatcttgatcaaccttgacccgaggTTAATTATACCAATAATCTTCTCTTTTTTACTTAACATCTCGCTTTCAACTATCAAATATATTGATCAACTTTCGATTATTCGATCAATTTTGACATAACATCTCGCTCAACCATCAAATATATTGATTAATATCGAAATCCAATTTGAACCAACTCAAACTAGGTCCTTCATAACCTATTAATATCAGAGATTAATTGCACTCGTAATAGCTACGTTTCTTTCAACCGAAGTTCTTACCGAAGAAGCTAAGCATTATGCAAACATTAATATCATagtttcattcttgaattttatTAAGCTACATTTGAAAAGCACAACATATACATACATATACTATTCTGATTCTATACGGTGACATACTATCATCCCGTCCTACAATTTTGTATATTTATTCATATAAtgtaatttttagttttaaaaacgATATGAAAAACCACAATATATTACTATTTAGAATTCTAATACATAACTATTTAAAAtgattgtatatatatttttaataattcatgTGTTTGTCTTATTAATCTTGAAAGTATATTGATATGTCCCCAAGGCGTAGCATAGATGGTGGTCGCATGGTATCTCTAGTGTAATGATGAGGAGTCGATTCTTAAAAACTGACGATCTGAGATTTACCCTATCATACACCTGACGTCTGTGTACCTACATATATCTCCCTCTATAAATCGACAAATACTAATAGAGACTCATCTAAATGATCAATTAAGCCGCTGCAATGTGCtgtaactaaaatttaaattttaaatcgctTAATTATCCATCGGAGGATATAACGATCGTAACATTACCCCAGTCAGCTCATGGGGAATTTAGTTTGGGCTATGAATTCATGTAAGCCACTACCGAAGTTGTCTGAGTGGATGATGCTACTATCAAAACCTACGAATGGGATGATAGAGACAACTCAGAACTAAAGATGATCAGATCGGAACCACTATCGCTGATGAAGATCTACCATGTCTGCCTACAACATAAAAACAATGCAATGGAGGAAAACTTCTTTCCCTCTCTATCATTGAGGTAGGGTCCACTATTACGGTCGCCAACTATTGTAGGAAAGTTGTTTGTTTCTTTTTAGGGACTTTCTACTTTTCCTTTTACTAAGTAATGCCCCTCTATAATTTAGTCGGCAAGTGCtcgtaaaaaaaaaacttttgtaaCTAATCTTCTAGGAGATTTTGGTTTATTATAGGAATCTTAAGTTTTTATTGGATTTTTTGAGATTTGTTTAAAATAACTAATAActtatacataataataatattcattttttaaaattagcaTTAAGTATTCTGTTTATACTAACCAATTTGATtctatagaaaattttcataaactATTAAGGTAAATCAAAAATTACTTACAACATATTATCCATCAACCTAATATTTTTAGGTCAATCATCCATTAAAAAGTATCGATTAATTTATTGAAACAAAAACTCAATCAGTTCTTCATTTGCACAGCAAGACGCAACCAAAGATGTTGGATTCTTGGACTGTCCACtacgagcgcttcccgatttatcctgatgattgATGAAAAACTTCAATAAAATCGGATCAATCACCCTACACTCAACGTTATCTAacctaattaatcattattattttttcattaatttacaCAGCAAGTGGTGCAATCTACAGCTCTTTTCctggattattattattttaatattattaaatagAAATGAGAACTCTGTCGGCCCACCATGACCTAAAACACAATCTATAGCAACTCAAAAGATCTCTAATCTTGACTATTCTCCAAACCCTTtgaataacaattaattaattaattatatatatatatatatatatatatatataaacaaagaaTTAACTATGAAATGTAGTGACCTTCTTTTCCCCCTTGTTTGATGGAAAAAGGAATGGAGGACAAAGTTAGGTTGAATAAATTTTTTGGTAGTGGGATACTCTTTAGTTCCATCTTTAGAGCCAAGTCAAGCTTTAGCTTTACTAATAAACTAATCTATCACATTAATGCAAGCCTCTCTTTGTGGCTGATTGATCTagtaaaacaaacaaacaaaattgaCTAGTACTACTTAATTACTTGCATGTGATTCAGTTGTCCTATCCGTCATCCTTTGGAATGACCAACCAGAGAGTGGCACTTGTGTAGGAAGGCATACTGTTTGCATGAATACTTATCCACAATAATGTGATCATTAGGTAATGTAATGGAATTGCCCTATATTTGTCTTCAGTGTTCATATTCCCTCTTGTAGATTTCGGTGATGAAGTTGATGATAAATGTTTATAATAGTGAGTGTTCCACTATGTCTTGTTTCTTAATCTATTATTTGTGCTATAAACTAAACTGCTTTAGCATGACTGGTGCACAAGGAAGGAAATTCCACACAGTGGGGCAGAGTAGTTAGCAGTTATGATGTCTGGAAATTATTAGGAGGAGCTTTAGCCTAGGAGACCAAGCCACTATCTTAAGATAATAATTCATGATATGGGAAGCAATAGCAGCAGCCATGTGGTAGGTGCAGACTCGATCAAAACAGAGTCACGTCGGTCCGACTTGACTAGGGCTCAGAGTCAAGTCTGTAGACCTAATGGCGGGATTGCATAACTACGATCCGATCTGAATTGAGCTTGAAGGAGGATTCGACTAGGTAGACGGCCAAGTCGGGGAGGGGaagggatcctctggtccacaaatactGGATCATCCCCTGATCCAGCATTTGCATTGGTGGGAGGTAATGACCCTTACTTGTTTAACATGTGAGGTCATTACCTCCCACTAATCCATCTTTCTTAATCCAAAAGCGGATCAAAACAGGTGGTCCAGAGGATCTCATTCCGTCGGGGAGTGGCTTGAACACGATCTGAGCACGTGACAACTGACAGGTGGGCTTGAATGGGGGAGCTGTGAATTGGGCCGTAGGCCTGTTGCCTCAACAGTAGCTCATGTTTGTTCCTAAGGTTCTATTTTATTGAATATTTCATTTCTTAGTTAAAAAATAAAGTTAGCTAAAATTAAATATGTATATCATACCAAAGGCTCCATGGGCtcaaaatttcattttaatttttttaattgaaaaaagttttttaaatttaaaattgtcTAACATTTTTTAgctattttagaaaaaaatatatagtgtaattgaattttaattcaaaataactCATTCCGGCAAATAAAAGTAGATATAACCAAGAATTTATGAAAGTTTCaagaataatattttatatttttttatagaaaAGTATTTTTAAGTAAAAGCATTTATCAACAAGCTGTAGCGAAAATTTCTTAATGAGCCAATACAATATATCATTCAATTTCAAAGAATGTCAAAAATAATATCTTATTTTAAGTTATAAACACCATATTATTCTGTACGCTGGTTCATAAAAAATAACCGAACGAGAGAATCCTTCTCTAGATTTAACCAAATAATATTAACTCAAAATAAAGATAATATTTTAACatcaactaaataaatatttaaatagtcttaaaatttaaaagatgaaaataatcttaataaacaagatttaaattttttagcacttttaagaaaattttaaatgatattttttaatttaaaaatgagATGTTAATTATAGGTTACATCAGtaacaaatataaatttttaaatgagttttcaatttaatatattaattaaaaatccgTGATTAGTTATAAATTGACTTCTCAAAGTTCGAATTTCCTACGTCAATATTCCGCAATGTGTTAACTCTTTGATAGCATTAATCAAAACAAAAGAATGCTCCAATTATttgcatgaactgagctaataaTAAGCTGGTTCAGTTCCATTTCATGGATCGCACAAATCGAATTTGTCATGTTATCACATAGACTTAGGGTTGGGTCGATGGGCTAGCTACGACCCTCTCTCATTTATTTTTGCATAAGACTAGAGCAGGAGGCGATAGGCTATGCTACTCGCCTTTAttgtttgttaatttttttatagACTAGTTATATAGAATATACTAAATCATTATTTTGAAAATGTGGTAATTGGCTACGCACCTATCTTCCTAATAACACATTAAAAGTCTAGGACGACGTTGCAATATGCAATTTGATTACAATTCAAGCTCAGAAGAATATGCAATGTTGCCAAGAACTCAAAATAAAATAGTGATGTGGCGGGCAAAACGATACCATGTGGGAGGGTTAAAAGGAAGGCCGGAGAGTTTAAGTTTTATGATCCTGTTTCGAGATCTTTGGGGTTGACTTTTCAATGAAAACTTAAAGGAATATCTTAGGGTGCAAGCAGATTTGTAGAAGAGgtagtagaaataatagaaaaatattgaaaaaatagaagaaaataaaaatcttgccttctcttattataattttttatacatTTTCCTCGTACCTTTCACCGTCCTCGTTATTAAGATTGCCTTTATTACAAAAAGAGAAGTGTGGAACCAATTATTAATTCATGAATCACAAagaatttcattttatttttctctaaCTTTTAATATagctattattaataaatttataataaataaataagaatatTAATTTACTTTGTCCGCTGGTTCCCTTTTCCACGCTTTTATGAGCTTATATATGATATAGATAACATGGGGTATTTAATGCATTGAATTAATGTGATGATTTTTCTTATCGGTAACTTGATAACTTGCTTACCTAAATGATACCCAAGTTAAGATACAGTCACTCGAGACCTGTAAAGCTACTCGAGCGGTCACCCAGATATTTGTCCGAGCTTGAGTGGGAACTCCACTTTAAAATCTACTCGAGAAGGCTTGGAAATCATAAGAGCTTGTCCTAGTGAATGAGTTGTCTGCTCCCAATAGGCTTGGTCATCACCCGACCGGTGTATCACCCTTCTCCAACCCTGATTTTCATCGACGTCTCACTTGCTATGTTAACCCTTAGACGTCACATGGTACCTTCTATGAACTGTCACATCACAAACCCCCCCCCCTTTCGTCTAGTCGAAGAAAGTGCCAAACTGACTGACTGGAGGTATGATAGAGAAAAATGCTTATTGTTACCGCCAcatagagagagaaaaaaaatctctagaataacCTGAGAGATTTGTTCATTTATGAGTCGTAGCGCCCTTTAATGATGCATGCTATGATTGATGACGTGTACCTATCGATGGACCAATACATAACGAGTCACATCGTATTGAGTTAAGATCATATCATTGTTACATCAAGTGATGTGACTGATTACTATGCATGTTTCTCAATGGTCGTGCCGAATCTGACAAC from Zingiber officinale cultivar Zhangliang chromosome 6B, Zo_v1.1, whole genome shotgun sequence carries:
- the LOC121990615 gene encoding uncharacterized protein LOC121990615, producing MISFRKMSFLLICVFSTALLASLLIPYSSVHLRNSTSLYRLWITSQLIVLIIWKISPAKSDADQPQQRTELDLPPGVEDPALELSWYSPPSNEPAAPEEAEREVAISTENPSMDDAWRAIVAGRGKPVLRKSETWERRGRGEAERAAAAALRRSDTAKGWRRREKLVESQEELLQRVEKFIEKHYDHLRLQKQESESRRFLERQLLRH